One Mycolicibacterium fortuitum subsp. fortuitum genomic window carries:
- a CDS encoding alpha/beta hydrolase, producing the protein MTQTAPVFGPAPTRPPYDPELLPGLAAIRAATPPLSDETLEQMREITMAAVPGREPVDLTAGGQVQVQELTMRSAEAELPIVVLSPAEGPGPWPLIYFIHGGGMVAGGRHLGLDDLLSHVVDGSAVVASLEYRRAPEYPDPTPVLDCYDGLRWCAENSGLLRIDPSHIIITGTSAGGGLAAGTALMARDEGFPQLSHQVLVCPMLDDRFETHSSRMLDDDGTWDRNGNLYGWTALLGERRGTADVSYYAAPARAQDLSGLPRTFIDVGSAEGFRDEAIIYATKLSEAGVSVDLHMWGGGFHGFENIAQAAVSQAASATRAEFFRRALER; encoded by the coding sequence ATGACCCAGACAGCTCCTGTGTTCGGCCCGGCACCGACACGACCCCCCTACGACCCTGAACTGCTCCCCGGGCTCGCCGCCATTCGGGCGGCCACACCACCGCTCAGCGACGAAACCCTTGAGCAGATGCGCGAAATCACGATGGCCGCCGTGCCGGGGCGCGAACCGGTCGATCTGACCGCCGGCGGGCAAGTCCAGGTCCAGGAGCTGACCATGAGATCCGCGGAAGCCGAGCTCCCCATCGTGGTACTCAGCCCCGCTGAGGGACCCGGCCCCTGGCCGTTGATCTACTTCATCCACGGCGGCGGGATGGTCGCGGGCGGCCGCCACCTCGGTTTGGACGACCTCCTGTCGCATGTGGTCGACGGCAGCGCCGTCGTCGCATCGCTCGAATACCGGCGCGCACCCGAGTACCCCGATCCCACACCCGTCCTGGACTGCTACGACGGCCTACGCTGGTGCGCTGAAAATTCCGGACTGCTGCGTATCGACCCATCGCACATCATCATCACCGGAACCAGTGCCGGTGGTGGACTCGCCGCAGGGACCGCACTCATGGCACGCGATGAGGGATTTCCACAATTGAGTCACCAGGTGCTCGTCTGTCCGATGCTCGACGACCGGTTCGAGACCCACAGCTCGCGGATGCTCGACGACGACGGAACCTGGGACCGCAACGGCAACCTGTATGGTTGGACCGCGCTACTCGGCGAACGCCGTGGCACGGCGGACGTCTCTTACTATGCCGCGCCCGCGCGAGCGCAGGACTTGTCCGGTCTTCCGCGTACTTTCATCGATGTGGGGTCCGCTGAAGGCTTCCGCGACGAGGCCATCATCTACGCGACGAAATTGAGCGAAGCCGGCGTCAGCGTCGACCTGCACATGTGGGGCGGCGGATTCCACGGTTTCGAGAACATCGCGCAGGCCGCCGTCTCCCAGGCCGCGTCCGCGACGCGGGCTGAGTTCTTCCGTCGCGCGCTCGAACGTTGA
- a CDS encoding MmpS family transport accessory protein: MLKKAWIPLTLVVVVALGAYAIVRIRDSNHHEPRAADGSGITANFNPKHITYEVSGSGGTANLNYLDENGQPHLIENAPLPWSFTIVTTLPSMSANIMAQGERDVSDLRCRVIVDGEVRDDRASTDTVKPFIYCLVKSV; encoded by the coding sequence TTGCTCAAGAAAGCGTGGATACCGCTGACTTTGGTGGTGGTCGTCGCTCTGGGCGCGTATGCGATCGTGCGGATTCGTGATTCCAACCATCACGAGCCGAGGGCAGCAGATGGGTCCGGTATCACCGCGAACTTCAATCCGAAGCACATCACGTATGAGGTCAGTGGTTCCGGTGGAACTGCGAATCTGAACTATCTCGACGAGAACGGTCAGCCTCACCTCATCGAAAATGCGCCGCTGCCTTGGTCATTCACGATCGTGACGACGTTGCCCTCGATGTCGGCCAACATCATGGCCCAAGGGGAACGCGACGTGAGCGATCTGCGGTGCCGGGTGATCGTCGACGGCGAGGTCCGTGACGACCGGGCCAGTACCGACACCGTCAAACCGTTCATCTACTGCTTGGTGAAATCCGTATGA
- a CDS encoding TetR family transcriptional regulator produces the protein MTSSHEADTTRDRILTAAADEFAQYGVAGARIDRIARRAKSSKERLYAYFRSKQELYRSVAERELAAMTEATRLDAKDLPGYAGRVHDYFTARPDHLRLMQWGRLDVAGVEVPEDPFQEAVRQTLYRGVGQVRQAQAAGHLDPAWDPIDVMVIVTQIALAWAWQLDLVKLAGNQVRNPDPTARRAAIVAAVAGLFPAANGTTPTAAHEDRGVPS, from the coding sequence GTGACGTCTTCGCACGAGGCAGACACCACCCGCGACCGGATCCTTACCGCCGCGGCGGATGAGTTTGCCCAGTACGGGGTCGCCGGAGCCCGTATCGATCGAATCGCCCGCCGGGCGAAGTCGAGCAAAGAACGGCTGTACGCGTACTTCCGCAGCAAACAGGAGCTGTACCGATCCGTCGCGGAACGCGAACTCGCCGCGATGACAGAGGCCACCCGCCTGGACGCGAAGGACCTACCCGGTTATGCCGGGCGGGTACATGACTACTTCACTGCCCGCCCCGACCACTTGCGGCTGATGCAATGGGGCCGGTTGGATGTTGCCGGCGTTGAAGTGCCCGAAGATCCGTTTCAAGAAGCCGTACGGCAGACCTTGTACCGCGGTGTGGGGCAAGTGAGACAGGCACAGGCCGCCGGGCATCTGGATCCGGCCTGGGATCCGATCGACGTGATGGTAATCGTCACCCAGATCGCCTTGGCCTGGGCCTGGCAACTCGACCTCGTCAAGCTCGCCGGGAACCAGGTCCGCAACCCTGACCCAACGGCACGCCGAGCGGCGATCGTCGCCGCCGTGGCGGGGTTGTTCCCCGCAGCCAACGGCACGACTCCAACAGCTGCGCACGAGGATCGAGGAGTCCCGTCGTGA
- the istB gene encoding IS21-like element helper ATPase IstB gives MPAKRTSSAPGDADKLIAHQARLLKAPRIAAHYHRLAEQGRDAGWTLEDYLGAVLAVESNARAESGARQRIRYAGFPAIKTITDFDFTAQPAIDRAQIARLEAGGWLSEARNIVLLGPPGTGKTHLATALAIAAAHAGHRVAFAPATGWITRLAEAHRTNRLEAELRKISRYGLIVIDEVGYIPFDTEAANLFFQLVSTRYEKSSIILTSNLPFSRWGQVFGEATIASAMIDRIVHHADVIALKGASYRIKHTPIDTLPSVEADRQADSTP, from the coding sequence ATGCCCGCCAAACGCACCTCGTCGGCACCGGGTGACGCTGACAAGCTCATCGCCCACCAGGCCCGCCTGTTGAAAGCTCCACGGATCGCCGCGCACTACCACCGGCTGGCCGAGCAGGGCCGCGACGCCGGCTGGACACTGGAGGACTACCTCGGTGCCGTGCTGGCAGTCGAATCCAACGCCCGCGCTGAATCCGGTGCCCGCCAACGCATCCGATACGCCGGATTCCCCGCGATCAAGACGATCACCGACTTCGACTTCACCGCCCAACCCGCCATCGACCGCGCCCAGATCGCCCGCCTGGAAGCCGGCGGCTGGCTGTCTGAAGCTCGCAACATCGTGCTGCTCGGCCCACCCGGAACCGGCAAGACACATCTGGCGACAGCGTTGGCGATCGCCGCCGCACATGCCGGGCACCGCGTGGCATTCGCCCCGGCCACCGGCTGGATCACCCGGCTGGCCGAAGCGCACCGCACGAACCGCCTCGAGGCCGAACTGCGCAAGATCAGCCGATACGGACTCATCGTGATCGACGAGGTCGGCTACATCCCCTTCGACACCGAAGCGGCCAACCTGTTCTTCCAGCTCGTCTCCACCCGATACGAGAAATCGTCGATCATCCTGACCTCCAACCTGCCGTTCTCCCGCTGGGGCCAGGTCTTCGGAGAGGCCACCATCGCCTCAGCGATGATCGACCGGATTGTCCACCACGCCGACGTCATCGCACTCAAAGGCGCCAGCTACCGCATCAAACACACCCCGATCGACACACTGCCCTCCGTAGAAGCCGATCGTCAGGCAGACTCAACCCCGTAA
- the istA gene encoding IS21 family transposase yields the protein MEDWAEIRRLYRSEKLSQAAIARQLALSRNTVAKALRSEAPPRYERRRAPMSAWAQVEMAVRALLDQFPTMPATVIAQRVGWTGGHSWFAENVARIRPEYAPADPCDRLVHLPGEQVQCDLWFPGGLVPDHAGVLRSFPVLVMVAAHSRFIAAMMIPSRVTGDLLAGMWRLLQDIGAVPRSLLWDNESGIGQRGRLAEGVTGFCGVLGTRLIQTRPYDPESKGLVERANGYLETSFLPGRTFTCAADFNAQLWAWLATIANRRTHASTGLIPLDALAADRAAMVALPPVAPTTGTTVTTRLGRDYYVSCGGNAYSVHPEVIGRMITVTTSLDRITAHCGDRLVADHERLWGSSGLAADPSHVAAAAVLREQFRTRPVAGAHLAIDVEVEIADLSAYDTRFGTGEVA from the coding sequence GTGGAGGATTGGGCGGAGATTCGCCGGCTTTATCGGTCGGAGAAGCTGTCGCAGGCTGCGATCGCGCGGCAGTTGGCCCTGTCACGAAACACGGTGGCCAAGGCGCTGCGGTCCGAGGCGCCGCCACGGTATGAACGCAGGCGGGCTCCGATGTCGGCGTGGGCGCAGGTCGAGATGGCGGTACGGGCCCTGCTGGATCAGTTCCCGACGATGCCGGCAACGGTGATCGCCCAACGGGTGGGCTGGACCGGTGGGCATTCCTGGTTCGCCGAGAACGTGGCGCGGATCCGCCCGGAGTACGCCCCGGCCGATCCGTGTGACCGGTTGGTGCATCTGCCCGGTGAACAGGTGCAGTGCGATCTGTGGTTCCCCGGTGGGTTGGTTCCCGATCACGCCGGGGTGCTGCGGTCGTTCCCGGTGTTGGTGATGGTCGCGGCGCACTCGCGGTTCATCGCGGCGATGATGATCCCGTCGCGGGTGACCGGGGATCTGCTGGCCGGCATGTGGCGGCTGCTCCAGGACATCGGTGCAGTGCCTCGATCACTGTTGTGGGACAACGAGTCCGGTATCGGTCAACGCGGCCGCCTGGCCGAGGGAGTGACCGGCTTCTGCGGCGTCCTGGGAACCCGGCTGATCCAGACCCGACCGTATGACCCGGAGTCCAAGGGCCTGGTGGAACGGGCCAACGGTTACCTGGAAACGTCGTTTCTGCCCGGCCGGACGTTCACCTGTGCGGCGGATTTCAACGCGCAGTTGTGGGCGTGGTTGGCCACCATCGCCAACCGCCGCACCCATGCCAGCACCGGCCTGATTCCCCTCGACGCACTCGCGGCGGACCGGGCGGCGATGGTCGCATTGCCACCGGTGGCCCCGACAACCGGCACGACGGTCACGACACGGTTGGGTCGCGACTATTACGTCAGCTGCGGCGGTAACGCGTATTCGGTGCATCCGGAGGTGATCGGCCGGATGATCACCGTCACTACCAGTTTGGATCGGATCACCGCCCATTGCGGTGACCGCCTGGTTGCTGATCACGAAAGACTCTGGGGCAGTTCGGGTCTGGCTGCCGATCCGAGCCACGTGGCAGCCGCGGCCGTCCTGCGTGAGCAGTTCCGCACCCGACCTGTCGCCGGTGCACATCTGGCGATCGACGTCGAGGTGGAGATCGCCGACCTGAGCGCCTACGACACGCGGTTCGGGACCGGGGAGGTCGCCTGA
- a CDS encoding helix-turn-helix domain-containing protein codes for MKEWIVKLNTIDGGAAEALRVIEHFDTLVDQRCSALAMLRAAALLADCPVGLDDPERGLRVGVDAAGRTMTELDAGSTSRQIERFEDITVWLDRQGPAWPLDHLVLERFARSLHAVKKPRDTNPSVAATRIACDPDASPADRDNALRRLGLGSTITVVASHLADAQRMPRGLVFDEQQIHLFPEALTDKMIPVDLAAGIHTCAGAQVHREWQYAVTALRIAVDLTTGKPTHVRYDELGSIATIVENIDADTAARSPDVRRVIELQSERPWVIPTLEALLGHSSIRETARLQNLHHSTMRQRISWLERQLGYPLLSSSGCARISSTLALWRITMAAQRPHRKVPAMAASCR; via the coding sequence GTGAAAGAGTGGATCGTCAAGCTCAATACGATCGACGGCGGAGCTGCTGAGGCGCTCCGCGTGATCGAGCATTTCGACACTCTGGTCGACCAGCGGTGTTCAGCGCTGGCCATGCTTCGCGCCGCCGCTTTGCTGGCCGATTGTCCCGTAGGACTGGACGATCCGGAGCGAGGCCTACGAGTGGGTGTCGATGCGGCCGGGCGGACCATGACCGAACTCGACGCCGGATCGACATCACGTCAGATTGAGCGGTTCGAGGACATCACGGTCTGGCTGGACCGGCAGGGTCCGGCATGGCCGCTGGACCACCTCGTGCTGGAACGGTTCGCCCGTAGCTTGCACGCGGTCAAGAAACCTCGCGACACCAACCCGTCCGTGGCAGCAACGCGCATCGCCTGCGATCCCGACGCCTCCCCCGCCGACCGCGACAACGCCCTCCGCCGACTCGGCCTGGGCTCGACCATCACGGTGGTGGCCAGCCATCTGGCCGACGCGCAGCGCATGCCCCGGGGGTTGGTTTTCGACGAGCAGCAGATCCATCTTTTTCCGGAAGCATTGACAGACAAGATGATCCCTGTCGATCTTGCGGCAGGAATACATACCTGCGCGGGCGCCCAAGTCCACCGGGAATGGCAGTACGCCGTCACCGCCCTGCGTATCGCCGTCGATCTCACCACCGGCAAGCCCACCCATGTGCGCTACGACGAACTCGGCAGCATAGCCACCATCGTGGAGAACATCGATGCCGACACCGCAGCTCGGTCACCCGACGTCCGTCGTGTAATCGAGCTGCAATCCGAAAGGCCCTGGGTCATACCGACACTTGAGGCTCTCCTCGGTCACAGCAGTATCCGCGAGACAGCCCGCCTTCAGAATCTGCACCACTCCACCATGCGCCAGCGCATCTCATGGTTAGAACGCCAGCTCGGATACCCCCTACTCAGCAGCAGCGGCTGCGCCCGAATCAGCAGCACTCTGGCACTCTGGCGGATCACGATGGCGGCACAGCGGCCACACCGGAAGGTTCCGGCCATGGCCGCCAGTTGTCGGTGA
- a CDS encoding TetR/AcrR family transcriptional regulator gives MAESESKLRQRTDGRLDRSRDPAILDATLAILAERGYDATNMNDICARAGVGKAAIYRRWSSKTALIADALVYWRPDLLNEEAPETGSLSGDLEVLIDRAAHNDTDMISNDLILRVALEAVHDPALASALDELILFRGRRVVSTILSQAAARGEIAGDRDWSLVADVLTGMGLMRAITGQSVDANYVRDVIETLILPALRPADV, from the coding sequence ATGGCCGAATCTGAGTCGAAACTACGACAACGAACCGACGGGCGCCTGGACCGTTCACGCGATCCAGCGATTCTCGATGCCACATTGGCCATCCTTGCCGAACGTGGGTATGACGCCACCAACATGAACGACATCTGCGCACGCGCGGGTGTGGGAAAGGCGGCGATCTATCGACGGTGGTCCTCCAAGACGGCTCTGATCGCCGATGCACTCGTGTACTGGCGGCCCGACCTGCTCAACGAAGAAGCGCCCGAAACGGGCAGCCTTTCCGGAGACCTCGAAGTGCTCATCGATCGTGCGGCACACAACGACACGGACATGATCTCCAATGACCTGATTCTGCGCGTCGCATTGGAAGCGGTACACGACCCCGCACTGGCCTCGGCATTGGACGAATTGATTCTGTTCCGTGGCCGTCGTGTGGTGTCGACGATCTTGAGCCAGGCGGCTGCTCGTGGTGAAATCGCCGGTGACCGTGACTGGTCGCTCGTTGCAGATGTGCTCACCGGCATGGGACTGATGCGTGCCATCACCGGTCAGAGCGTGGATGCGAACTACGTCAGGGACGTCATCGAAACTCTCATACTGCCTGCCCTCCGGCCCGCAGATGTCTGA
- a CDS encoding RND family transporter — MGTAHSKPHRPFVGHMVRIFSLPIIIFWVLVVVALGTLVPSLGEVAATRSVPLSPTNAPSYQSMLNIGKVFQQYDSDSSAMVVLEGEDKLGDEAHKFYDQIIDKLEADHEHVQNVQDFWSDPLTAAGSQSVDGKSAYVQIFLNGSQGTSASHESVAAVRDIVASVPAPPGIKAHVAGNTVLNADSSIAGHQSMRTMELVSVGVIIVMLLFIYRSIVTMLVSMVIIGLELFAAQGITAAAGYVNIIGLTPYAVSMVTMLSLAAGTDYVIFLLGRYHEERSKGLEKDDAFYVAYHGVSHVILGSGLTIAGACMCLTMTTLPYFQTMGLPCAIAILVIIAAALTLAPAVLTVASKFGLLDPKRELSARGWRKVGTAVVRWPIPIIFVTSLIAVIGFVSLLTYVPQYNDQKFTPADMPANLAMGVADRHFSQARMNPELLMLEADHDLRNPADMLVIDRVAKGVVHMRGIERVQTITRPLGSPIEHSSIPYMLGAQNAGTLQGAKFNNDNSAQMLEQADEMGRTVASMERMYSIMTELTATTHSMVGNTHDMLDAIKEMRDNLANFDDFFRPLRNYLYWEPHCYDIPVCQSLRSIFDTLDGIDTLTDQTQKLVVDMDHMDQLMPQMLPVLRTTIDSMSRMRDFMIATHSTMAGIQAQQQEQAKGATEIGLYFDQAKNDDFFYLPPDVFDNPDFKRGLKMFVSPDGHAVRFIITHQGDPASVEGIEHVRDMKDVVADAVKGTPLSNAKVSLAGTASMYADMQDGVKTDLMIAIIASMILIFSIMLIITRSVVAALVIVGTVAASLGTACGLSVLLWQDILGLGVQWIVIPLSMVILLAVGSDYNLLVVSRLREEIHAGLNTGIIRAVGATGRVVTAAGLVFAFTMASMIVSDLRVIGQLGTTIGIGLIVDTLIVRSFMTPSIAAALGRWFWWPLNTIEITRRGREDRERKQIDDDTTPIPQAATTSASSGQDVSPEVGDHGRI; from the coding sequence ATGGGCACCGCACACTCGAAGCCCCACCGGCCGTTCGTCGGCCACATGGTCCGGATCTTCTCGCTACCGATCATCATTTTCTGGGTGCTGGTTGTGGTCGCGCTCGGCACATTGGTTCCCTCGCTCGGTGAAGTCGCCGCAACCCGCTCCGTGCCGCTGAGTCCCACGAATGCACCGTCGTATCAGTCGATGTTGAACATCGGCAAGGTGTTCCAGCAATACGACTCGGACTCCTCGGCGATGGTCGTGCTGGAGGGCGAGGACAAGCTCGGCGACGAAGCCCACAAGTTCTACGACCAGATCATCGACAAGCTCGAAGCCGATCACGAGCATGTGCAAAATGTTCAGGATTTCTGGAGTGATCCGCTTACCGCGGCGGGCTCGCAGAGCGTGGACGGCAAGTCGGCCTACGTGCAGATCTTCCTCAACGGTTCCCAGGGCACCAGCGCCAGCCATGAATCGGTGGCCGCGGTGCGCGACATCGTCGCCTCGGTACCTGCACCGCCCGGAATCAAAGCTCACGTGGCGGGCAATACCGTGCTCAACGCAGATTCGAGTATCGCCGGTCATCAAAGCATGCGGACCATGGAGTTGGTGTCGGTCGGCGTCATCATCGTGATGCTGCTGTTCATCTACCGATCCATCGTGACGATGTTGGTGTCGATGGTCATCATCGGCCTGGAACTGTTTGCTGCCCAGGGCATCACCGCCGCAGCCGGCTACGTCAACATCATCGGGCTGACCCCGTATGCGGTCAGCATGGTCACCATGCTGTCACTGGCGGCGGGTACCGACTACGTGATCTTCCTGCTGGGTCGCTACCACGAGGAACGATCGAAAGGCCTGGAGAAAGACGACGCGTTCTACGTCGCCTATCACGGTGTCTCCCATGTGATCTTGGGTTCCGGCCTGACGATCGCCGGAGCGTGCATGTGTTTGACCATGACGACGCTGCCGTACTTCCAGACCATGGGTCTGCCGTGTGCCATCGCGATCTTGGTGATCATCGCCGCGGCGCTGACGCTGGCGCCGGCTGTGCTGACGGTCGCGTCGAAGTTCGGTCTGCTGGATCCCAAGCGGGAGCTGTCGGCCAGAGGGTGGCGCAAGGTCGGTACGGCGGTGGTGCGCTGGCCGATCCCGATCATCTTCGTCACCAGCCTGATTGCCGTAATCGGTTTCGTCAGCCTGCTGACCTATGTGCCGCAGTACAACGACCAGAAGTTCACCCCGGCGGACATGCCGGCCAACCTGGCCATGGGTGTCGCGGACCGGCATTTCTCCCAGGCGCGGATGAACCCTGAACTGTTGATGCTGGAAGCCGACCACGATCTGCGCAACCCGGCTGACATGCTGGTGATCGACCGGGTCGCCAAAGGTGTGGTTCACATGCGCGGCATCGAGCGCGTGCAGACCATCACCCGCCCGCTCGGCTCGCCGATCGAGCACAGCTCTATCCCGTACATGCTCGGTGCGCAGAACGCGGGCACGTTGCAGGGGGCGAAGTTCAACAACGACAACTCGGCTCAGATGCTCGAGCAGGCCGATGAGATGGGCCGGACCGTGGCCAGCATGGAACGCATGTACAGCATCATGACCGAGCTGACTGCCACCACGCACAGCATGGTGGGCAATACCCACGACATGCTCGACGCGATCAAGGAGATGCGCGACAACCTCGCCAACTTCGACGATTTCTTCCGGCCGTTGCGCAACTACCTCTATTGGGAACCGCACTGCTACGACATCCCGGTGTGCCAGTCGCTGCGGTCGATCTTCGACACCCTGGATGGTATCGACACACTGACCGATCAGACGCAGAAACTCGTCGTCGACATGGACCACATGGACCAGCTGATGCCGCAGATGCTGCCGGTGCTGCGGACCACCATCGACTCGATGTCGCGGATGCGTGACTTCATGATCGCCACCCACAGCACAATGGCCGGGATCCAGGCGCAACAGCAGGAACAAGCCAAGGGCGCCACCGAGATCGGTCTGTACTTCGATCAGGCCAAGAACGACGACTTCTTCTATCTACCACCGGATGTGTTCGACAATCCCGACTTCAAGCGGGGCCTGAAGATGTTCGTCTCACCGGATGGGCACGCGGTCCGCTTCATCATCACCCACCAGGGTGATCCGGCCTCGGTCGAGGGCATCGAGCACGTCCGCGACATGAAAGACGTTGTGGCCGACGCGGTCAAGGGCACGCCGCTGTCCAATGCCAAGGTGTCGCTGGCCGGTACCGCGTCGATGTATGCCGACATGCAGGACGGAGTCAAGACGGACCTGATGATCGCGATCATCGCGTCGATGATCCTGATCTTCTCGATCATGTTGATCATCACCCGAAGTGTGGTGGCCGCCTTGGTGATCGTCGGCACGGTCGCTGCATCTCTGGGCACCGCCTGTGGTTTGTCGGTGCTGCTGTGGCAGGACATTCTCGGACTCGGCGTGCAGTGGATCGTGATCCCGCTGTCCATGGTGATCCTGCTGGCGGTGGGTTCGGACTACAACTTGCTGGTGGTCTCGCGCTTGCGCGAGGAGATCCATGCCGGGCTCAACACCGGCATCATCCGCGCAGTGGGTGCCACCGGGCGGGTGGTCACCGCAGCCGGTCTGGTGTTCGCCTTCACCATGGCGTCGATGATCGTCAGCGACCTGAGGGTGATCGGCCAGCTGGGTACCACGATCGGCATCGGCCTGATTGTCGACACGTTGATTGTCCGCTCCTTCATGACTCCGTCGATCGCCGCGGCGCTGGGGCGCTGGTTCTGGTGGCCGCTCAACACCATTGAGATCACCCGGCGCGGCCGCGAGGACCGGGAACGGAAGCAGATCGACGACGACACGACCCCCATCCCTCAAGCCGCGACAACATCGGCGTCGTCGGGGCAAGACGTTTCACCGGAGGTCGGGGACCATGGCCGAATCTGA
- a CDS encoding MarR family winged helix-turn-helix transcriptional regulator, which translates to MLTFRPELPAHFSTGADKANEGSGAVTALQLGYLSALGAQGPTRPSELAESLGVTPAATTVALQRLARTGLVARTSQRSGERGVHVEITERGREERELAILKRENKTRAALSKLSVQDCEALRQAVPILRDIFSSTGIQPPTATH; encoded by the coding sequence GTGCTCACTTTTCGACCGGAACTACCTGCTCACTTTTCGACCGGAGCCGACAAGGCGAATGAGGGGAGTGGCGCAGTGACCGCGCTGCAGTTGGGCTACCTGTCGGCCCTCGGCGCACAGGGCCCGACACGACCTTCGGAACTTGCAGAATCACTCGGAGTCACTCCAGCTGCGACGACCGTGGCCCTACAACGCCTGGCCCGAACAGGGCTGGTCGCTCGAACATCCCAGCGGTCAGGCGAACGGGGAGTTCATGTCGAGATCACAGAACGCGGGCGCGAAGAACGTGAGTTGGCGATACTCAAGCGCGAGAACAAAACCCGCGCAGCGCTCAGTAAGTTGAGTGTGCAGGATTGCGAAGCACTGAGACAGGCCGTCCCTATTCTTCGGGACATCTTCTCTTCAACAGGCATCCAACCACCCACCGCAACACACTGA
- a CDS encoding oxidoreductase produces MSESFNAFVLNKGDDGFSAGVQQLTLADLPEGDVTVRVQYSSVNFKDGLACLPESPVVGTYPMVPGIDLAGTVVESSNPRFTSGQEVLAIGRALGISHFGGYAEYARLSSDWVEPLPAGLTLKEAMALGTAGFTAGLSIQRLEDNGLKPGDGPVLVTGATGGVGSVAVNMLAGLGYEVAASTGKASEHDYLQALGATKILSREDVSGQSDSPLEAELWAGAVDPVGADTTAYLLRTTRYGGSVATCGLTGGFAIGTTVMPFILRGVNLLGIDSVQCPADLRAKVWKRLGADLKPKNLSESISREIGLDEIPAVAGSILGGGVKGRTIVRL; encoded by the coding sequence ATGTCCGAATCTTTCAACGCGTTCGTCTTGAACAAGGGTGACGACGGCTTCAGCGCCGGCGTCCAGCAGCTCACGCTCGCCGACCTCCCCGAAGGCGATGTCACCGTGCGCGTGCAGTACTCCAGCGTCAACTTCAAGGACGGCCTGGCCTGCCTGCCGGAGAGTCCCGTGGTGGGTACCTACCCCATGGTTCCGGGCATCGACCTGGCGGGCACCGTCGTCGAATCCAGCAACCCGCGCTTCACCTCCGGCCAGGAGGTGCTCGCAATCGGCCGCGCGCTGGGAATTTCACATTTCGGCGGCTATGCCGAGTACGCCCGGCTCTCCAGCGATTGGGTCGAGCCGCTGCCGGCGGGCCTGACCCTCAAGGAAGCCATGGCGCTCGGCACGGCCGGCTTCACCGCGGGTCTGTCGATCCAGCGACTGGAGGACAACGGCCTCAAGCCCGGCGACGGACCGGTTCTGGTCACCGGCGCCACGGGCGGCGTTGGCAGCGTTGCCGTGAACATGCTGGCCGGCCTGGGCTACGAGGTCGCCGCCAGCACCGGCAAAGCCAGCGAGCACGACTACCTCCAGGCGTTGGGCGCCACCAAGATCCTCAGCCGCGAGGATGTTTCGGGGCAGAGCGACAGCCCCCTGGAGGCCGAGTTGTGGGCCGGTGCGGTGGACCCGGTGGGTGCAGACACCACCGCCTACCTGCTGCGCACCACGCGTTACGGCGGCTCGGTCGCGACCTGCGGGCTCACCGGCGGATTTGCGATCGGCACCACCGTGATGCCGTTCATCCTGCGCGGGGTCAACCTGTTGGGCATCGACTCGGTGCAGTGCCCGGCCGATCTGCGCGCCAAGGTCTGGAAGCGCCTCGGCGCCGACCTGAAGCCAAAGAACCTGTCGGAGAGCATTTCTCGGGAGATCGGCCTCGATGAGATCCCCGCAGTGGCGGGAAGCATCCTCGGCGGCGGCGTCAAGGGTCGCACCATCGTCCGGCTGTAG